The Frondihabitans australicus genome includes a region encoding these proteins:
- a CDS encoding ABC transporter permease → MSTTRFLVTRILGAVLVLLVIAAITYALFTLLPTNPARAICDKPCTPDRLAQVKAFLGTDKPWVVQFLTYLGGIFAGRSFGTGSTALHCAAPCFGYSFQLHESVTSLIIERLSVTASIAVGAAVLWLVVGVAGGALSALRRGSAVDRGVMGVAVAGVSAPTYLVGLLLILFFGFTLRVLPTSGYVPFSDDPVGWFSHLVLPWVTLAFVSAAIYARLTRGEMLEAMSQDFIRTARARGLFERQVVVRHGLRTAILPVVTLFGLDLGSLLGGAIITEKVFSMQGIGSLLISAVSSLDLQVVVGVTLFAAFMIVVANVIVDIVYGVVDPRVRRRA, encoded by the coding sequence GTGAGCACGACCCGGTTCCTCGTCACCCGCATCCTGGGCGCCGTGCTGGTGCTCCTCGTGATCGCCGCCATCACCTACGCCCTGTTCACCCTGCTGCCGACCAACCCGGCGAGGGCCATCTGCGACAAGCCCTGCACGCCCGACCGGCTCGCCCAGGTGAAGGCCTTCCTGGGCACCGACAAGCCGTGGGTCGTCCAGTTCCTCACCTACCTCGGCGGGATCTTCGCGGGCAGGAGCTTCGGGACCGGCTCCACGGCCCTCCACTGCGCCGCCCCCTGCTTCGGCTACTCGTTCCAGCTGCACGAGAGCGTCACGTCGCTCATCATCGAGCGGCTCTCCGTCACGGCCTCGATCGCCGTCGGAGCGGCGGTCCTGTGGCTCGTGGTCGGAGTCGCGGGCGGCGCCCTGTCGGCCCTCCGCCGGGGAAGCGCCGTCGACCGCGGGGTGATGGGCGTGGCGGTCGCGGGAGTCTCGGCGCCGACGTACCTCGTAGGGCTCCTGCTGATCCTCTTCTTCGGCTTCACCCTGAGGGTGCTGCCGACGAGCGGCTACGTGCCCTTCTCCGACGATCCGGTCGGCTGGTTCTCGCACCTCGTGCTGCCGTGGGTCACGCTCGCGTTCGTGAGCGCGGCGATCTACGCCCGGCTGACGCGGGGCGAGATGCTCGAGGCGATGAGCCAGGACTTCATCCGCACGGCCAGGGCCCGAGGGCTGTTCGAGCGGCAGGTGGTCGTGCGGCACGGGCTGCGGACCGCGATCCTGCCGGTGGTCACGCTCTTCGGTCTCGACCTCGGGTCGCTGCTGGGCGGGGCCATCATCACCGAGAAGGTCTTCTCGATGCAGGGCATCGGGTCGCTGCTGATCAGCGCGGTGTCGTCGCTCGACCTCCAGGTCGTCGTCGGCGTGACGCTGTTCGCCGCCTTCATGATCGTCGTGGCGAACGTGATCGTCGACATCGTCTACGGGGTGGTCGACCCGCGGGTGCGGCGTCGGGCCTGA
- a CDS encoding SDR family NAD(P)-dependent oxidoreductase has product MPVLEKFSLQGRTSVVTGSTRGLGRAFALALAEAGSDIVVVGRDEEAAAAAAAEVESRGVRAHVVLADVTSRPDVEGLLASSVDAFGRVDVLVNNAGACIHRPALEVTDEEWREVMGVNVDGLFIASQVFGRHMIERGGGTIVNVGSMSGAIVNRPQWQPAYNASKAAVHHITRSLAAEWAPLGVRVNAIAPGYMRTAMAPVDDPRFHRHWIEDTPQERAGEPDELGPAMVFLASDASSFMTGSVLTIDGGYSVF; this is encoded by the coding sequence ATGCCCGTTCTCGAGAAGTTCAGTCTGCAGGGCCGCACGTCGGTCGTCACCGGTTCCACCCGCGGGTTGGGGCGCGCATTCGCCCTGGCGCTCGCGGAGGCCGGGAGCGACATCGTCGTCGTCGGACGCGATGAGGAAGCCGCTGCCGCCGCGGCAGCCGAGGTGGAGTCGAGGGGAGTCCGCGCGCACGTCGTGCTCGCCGACGTCACGAGTCGCCCCGACGTCGAGGGGCTGCTCGCCTCGTCGGTCGACGCCTTCGGCCGCGTGGACGTCCTCGTGAACAACGCCGGCGCCTGCATTCACCGGCCCGCCCTCGAGGTGACCGACGAGGAGTGGCGCGAGGTGATGGGCGTGAACGTCGACGGGCTCTTCATCGCGAGCCAGGTCTTCGGCCGGCACATGATCGAGCGCGGCGGTGGAACGATCGTCAACGTCGGCTCGATGTCGGGCGCGATCGTCAACCGGCCGCAGTGGCAGCCCGCGTACAACGCGTCGAAGGCCGCGGTGCATCACATCACGCGCAGTCTCGCGGCCGAGTGGGCGCCCCTCGGCGTGCGCGTCAACGCCATCGCGCCGGGGTACATGCGCACCGCGATGGCACCGGTCGACGATCCGAGGTTCCACCGGCACTGGATCGAGGACACCCCGCAGGAGCGCGCCGGCGAACCGGACGAACTCGGCCCGGCGATGGTGTTCCTCGCCAGCGACGCCTCATCGTTCATGACCGGCTCGGTGCTGACGATCGACGGCGGCTACAGCGTGTTCTGA
- a CDS encoding TetR/AcrR family transcriptional regulator, with translation MPRITERRRVANRAAIVAAARRCFSRDGFHQTTMPAIAAEAGVSTGAPYKYFSGKDELISEIAGDAFRVIFAPLERAVARGEALSMTDLVRASVTRATDASVVDAAGDDVPVDELLRCAVQAWGELLRDEAFRSHAQAGFDEMRSRMADCLRAGQSAGITPADLDIDQATRVVMALLHGFVLQRTAFGLADTRGFLDDVDAVFARVSGSVG, from the coding sequence ATGCCCCGCATCACCGAGCGCCGCCGCGTAGCGAACCGAGCCGCGATCGTCGCCGCCGCGCGCCGCTGCTTCTCGCGCGACGGGTTCCACCAGACGACGATGCCCGCCATCGCCGCTGAGGCCGGGGTGTCGACAGGAGCCCCGTACAAGTACTTCTCCGGCAAGGACGAACTGATCAGCGAGATCGCCGGCGACGCGTTCCGCGTGATCTTCGCCCCGCTCGAGCGTGCGGTGGCTCGTGGCGAGGCGCTGTCGATGACCGACCTGGTGCGGGCCTCGGTCACGCGGGCGACCGATGCGTCGGTCGTGGATGCCGCGGGCGACGACGTGCCGGTCGACGAGCTCCTGCGCTGCGCCGTCCAGGCCTGGGGCGAGTTGCTGCGCGACGAGGCGTTCCGGTCGCACGCGCAGGCCGGCTTCGACGAGATGCGGAGCAGGATGGCCGACTGCCTCCGCGCCGGGCAATCGGCGGGCATCACGCCCGCCGACCTCGACATCGATCAGGCGACGCGCGTCGTCATGGCGCTGTTGCACGGGTTCGTGCTGCAGCGCACGGCGTTCGGGCTCGCCGACACCCGCGGGTTCCTCGACGACGTCGATGCCGTCTTCGCGCGGGTGTCGGGGTCGGTGGGCTAG
- a CDS encoding amidohydrolase family protein, with translation MRLVGVEEHVVTPAVLAAWGHLPPERRDLAYEPSTSGDSGRRLLSTGADRREAMEATGLDVQVLSLTTPGLQNFLPDEVEALQIETNEAIAAVVAGDPEHYGGLATLAAGSPEAAARELRRAVTTLGLDGAMLYGRTGAASLDGPALDPLWSAAEEMDVPLHLHPQSPPRAVRAAYYDGFDAEVSAGFATHGIGWHYDSGVQLVRLILSGVFDRHPGLQMVVGHWGELVLFYLDRLEHLAAMAGLPHTFAEYVRRNVLVTPSGMLSERYLRWAIEVIGADRILFATDYPFEASSQAGAREFLESAPISAAEREAIAGRNWQRLVDGIRR, from the coding sequence ATGCGCCTCGTCGGAGTCGAGGAGCACGTCGTCACCCCGGCCGTGCTGGCCGCGTGGGGGCACCTCCCGCCCGAGCGACGCGACCTCGCGTACGAGCCGTCGACGAGCGGCGACTCGGGGCGCCGGCTCCTGAGCACAGGGGCCGACCGCCGAGAGGCGATGGAGGCCACCGGGCTCGACGTGCAGGTGCTCTCGCTCACCACGCCGGGGCTGCAGAACTTCCTGCCCGACGAGGTCGAGGCGCTGCAGATCGAGACGAACGAGGCCATCGCGGCAGTGGTCGCGGGCGACCCCGAGCACTATGGGGGCCTCGCGACCCTGGCCGCAGGATCGCCGGAGGCCGCCGCCCGAGAGCTCCGCCGGGCCGTGACCACCCTCGGCCTCGACGGCGCCATGCTCTACGGCCGCACCGGTGCCGCCAGCCTCGACGGCCCCGCCCTCGACCCGCTGTGGTCGGCCGCGGAGGAGATGGACGTGCCCCTCCACCTCCACCCGCAGTCGCCGCCGCGCGCGGTGCGGGCCGCCTACTACGACGGCTTCGACGCCGAGGTCTCGGCGGGGTTCGCCACGCACGGCATCGGATGGCACTACGACTCGGGCGTGCAGCTGGTGCGCCTGATCCTGAGCGGCGTCTTCGATCGTCACCCCGGGCTGCAGATGGTCGTCGGCCACTGGGGCGAGCTCGTGCTCTTCTACCTCGACCGGCTCGAGCACCTGGCCGCGATGGCGGGGCTGCCGCACACGTTCGCCGAGTACGTGCGGCGCAATGTGCTCGTGACGCCGAGCGGGATGCTCAGCGAGCGGTACCTGCGCTGGGCGATCGAGGTGATCGGCGCCGACCGGATCCTGTTCGCCACCGACTACCCGTTCGAGGCGTCATCGCAGGCGGGCGCCCGCGAGTTCCTCGAGTCCGCACCGATCAGCGCGGCCGAGCGCGAGGCGATCGCGGGGCGGAACTGGCAGCGTCTCGTCGACGGGATCCGACGATGA
- a CDS encoding MerR family transcriptional regulator, with protein sequence MTTTQERTFSIGEVGEQTGLTAHTLRFYEKERLFPLPIRRDSAGRRVFSTEEVEWLRVCTKLRSSGMPIPAIRRYAELVLEGSGNEQERLALLREHELRVQRQVADLQEALGVIHHKVEIYQRHLAAGTADRLWTNGPEC encoded by the coding sequence ATGACGACCACCCAGGAGCGCACGTTCTCGATCGGCGAGGTCGGCGAGCAGACCGGCCTCACGGCGCACACCCTCCGTTTCTACGAGAAGGAGCGGCTGTTCCCGCTGCCGATCCGGCGCGACTCGGCCGGCCGCCGCGTCTTCAGCACCGAGGAGGTCGAGTGGCTGCGGGTCTGCACGAAGCTGAGGTCGTCGGGCATGCCGATCCCGGCGATCCGCCGGTACGCCGAGCTCGTCCTCGAGGGATCCGGCAACGAGCAGGAGCGGCTGGCCCTCCTCCGCGAGCACGAGCTGCGCGTGCAGCGGCAGGTCGCCGATCTGCAGGAGGCCCTCGGCGTGATCCACCACAAGGTCGAGATCTACCAGCGGCATCTCGCGGCAGGCACTGCCGACCGGCTGTGGACGAACGGGCCCGAGTGCTGA
- a CDS encoding ABC transporter substrate-binding protein translates to MTDLHLRIGGYRYEHTRAVFDGEIPIDGVDASFESSPLISDVFESMARGDLDVAEYGLTYFLRSWDTDESPFVALPIFPNRNFRHEALFVAEGSDIRDPRDLAGKTIGEFALYGSDPGVWMKGILADEYGVAPDACRWVIGGTDFPIPAFDWIPQPVPDGVDITHAPDGRTLTDMLEAGEIDALLSVDVPKALLEGRGTIRRLFPDYPSVERDYYRRTGIQPMMHVVAIRREIVAEHPAVPRAIYDAFLAAKDATEAFYLDQASKQHMGVITPWFSALFAQNRELLGDDWWPYGVERNRKAVDTFLRYHHEQGLSKQLLTSDDVFVPSLLDT, encoded by the coding sequence ATGACCGACCTGCACCTCCGCATCGGCGGCTACCGCTACGAGCACACCCGCGCTGTCTTCGACGGCGAGATCCCGATCGACGGGGTCGACGCATCCTTCGAGTCGTCGCCCCTCATCTCCGACGTGTTCGAGTCGATGGCCCGGGGCGACCTCGACGTCGCCGAGTACGGCCTCACGTACTTCCTGCGCTCCTGGGACACCGACGAGTCGCCGTTCGTCGCCCTGCCGATCTTCCCGAACCGCAACTTCCGGCACGAGGCGCTCTTCGTCGCCGAGGGCAGCGACATCCGCGATCCGCGCGACCTCGCCGGGAAGACCATCGGAGAGTTCGCCCTCTACGGCAGCGACCCCGGCGTCTGGATGAAGGGCATCCTGGCCGACGAGTACGGCGTCGCCCCCGATGCGTGCCGCTGGGTGATCGGCGGCACCGACTTCCCGATCCCCGCGTTCGACTGGATCCCGCAGCCCGTCCCCGACGGCGTCGACATCACGCACGCTCCCGACGGTCGCACTCTCACCGACATGCTCGAGGCCGGTGAGATCGACGCGCTGCTCTCCGTGGACGTGCCGAAGGCACTGCTCGAGGGGCGCGGCACGATCCGGCGCCTCTTCCCCGACTACCCGTCGGTCGAGCGCGACTACTACCGGCGCACCGGCATCCAGCCGATGATGCACGTCGTCGCGATCCGGCGCGAGATCGTTGCCGAGCACCCCGCGGTGCCCCGGGCGATCTACGACGCCTTCCTCGCGGCGAAGGACGCCACCGAGGCCTTCTACCTCGACCAGGCGTCGAAGCAGCACATGGGCGTCATCACGCCGTGGTTCAGCGCCCTCTTCGCCCAGAACCGCGAGCTGCTCGGCGACGACTGGTGGCCCTACGGCGTCGAGCGCAACCGGAAGGCCGTCGACACCTTCCTCCGCTACCACCACGAGCAGGGACTCTCGAAGCAGCTGCTCACCAGCGACGACGTGTTCGTCCCGAGCCTCCTGGACACCTGA
- a CDS encoding SDR family oxidoreductase, translated as MQTWFITGTSTGFGRLLTERLLARGDRVAATLRTPSALDDLVAQYGDRLWVDRLDVTDAGSVKAVVDRAFSALGTIDVVVNNAGYGVFASVEEASDEQIERVVETNLLGSIRVARAALPHLRSQGGGRILQVSTAGGQTTYPNFAYYHASKWGVEGFAETLAAEVRPFGIDVTIVEPGATPTGFGAGLDRAPVMPEYDATPAGDVRRALADGAFPLPNDPARIAQAMIDLVDSGEAPLRLPLGSDTWRDVRASLVARLAEHDAAREVAHSVVAG; from the coding sequence ATGCAGACCTGGTTCATCACCGGCACCTCGACCGGATTCGGCCGTCTCCTCACCGAGCGGCTCCTCGCCCGCGGCGACCGTGTGGCCGCCACTCTCCGCACCCCGTCGGCCCTCGACGACCTCGTCGCGCAGTACGGCGACCGGCTCTGGGTCGATCGGCTCGACGTGACGGACGCAGGATCGGTGAAGGCCGTCGTCGACAGGGCCTTCTCCGCGCTCGGCACCATCGACGTGGTCGTGAACAACGCCGGGTACGGCGTCTTCGCCTCCGTGGAGGAGGCGTCGGACGAGCAGATCGAGCGGGTGGTCGAGACCAACCTGCTCGGATCAATCCGCGTGGCTCGCGCTGCCCTGCCGCACCTGCGCTCGCAGGGAGGCGGTCGGATCCTGCAGGTGTCGACCGCCGGAGGCCAGACGACGTACCCGAACTTCGCCTATTACCATGCGTCGAAGTGGGGTGTCGAGGGGTTCGCCGAGACGCTGGCGGCCGAGGTGCGGCCGTTCGGGATCGACGTCACCATCGTGGAGCCGGGCGCCACGCCCACCGGCTTCGGCGCGGGCCTCGACCGTGCGCCGGTCATGCCGGAGTACGACGCGACCCCCGCCGGCGACGTGCGGCGGGCGCTCGCCGACGGGGCGTTCCCGCTGCCGAACGACCCGGCCCGGATCGCGCAGGCGATGATCGACCTCGTCGACTCGGGCGAGGCTCCCTTGCGTCTGCCGCTCGGGTCGGACACCTGGCGCGACGTGCGGGCGTCTCTCGTGGCGCGGCTCGCCGAGCACGACGCCGCGCGGGAGGTGGCGCACTCGGTCGTCGCCGGGTAG
- a CDS encoding TetR/AcrR family transcriptional regulator translates to MTTDTPTPVRRRRSGEKLEGALLDAAWDELVEVGYGRLTMATIAARAGTSEPVLYRRWPNKDRVVLAALERQRARHPIAVPDTGSLRGDLLEQLTTVGTALAGFYAIAAAASFAGLLADTGMTPTQVREHVMAPEGDAAVRAIFCRAAERGELDLGAVPRAVLEMPFDLVRHDLLMSLEVPGPERIRSIVDDLFLPLVRRG, encoded by the coding sequence GTGACCACCGACACCCCGACACCCGTCCGCCGGCGCCGCTCCGGCGAGAAGCTGGAGGGCGCGCTGCTCGACGCCGCCTGGGACGAACTCGTCGAGGTCGGCTACGGGCGGCTCACGATGGCCACGATCGCCGCTCGAGCGGGGACGAGCGAGCCCGTGCTCTACCGCCGTTGGCCGAACAAGGACCGCGTCGTGCTGGCGGCACTCGAACGGCAGCGGGCCCGACACCCCATCGCCGTGCCCGATACCGGGAGCCTCCGCGGCGATCTGCTCGAGCAGCTCACGACCGTCGGCACCGCCCTCGCCGGGTTCTACGCGATCGCCGCGGCGGCGTCTTTCGCCGGGCTCCTCGCCGACACGGGCATGACGCCGACACAGGTGCGCGAGCACGTGATGGCACCCGAGGGCGACGCGGCCGTGCGAGCGATCTTCTGCCGGGCAGCCGAGCGGGGCGAGCTCGACCTCGGCGCCGTCCCCCGCGCCGTCCTGGAGATGCCGTTCGACCTCGTGCGCCACGACCTGCTCATGAGCCTGGAGGTGCCGGGGCCGGAGCGGATCCGCTCGATCGTCGACGACCTGTTCCTGCCGCTCGTCCGTCGCGGTTAA
- a CDS encoding VOC family protein: MTIQTTPHLNFDGRAREALDFYAAALGTEAVTMTYGQMGASDDPAWADRIVWGQVATESGVRVMAFDVWPGQPYDQGSNSFYVYLSGDDADEITRVWEGLVEGAEIRQPLGASAWAPLAGQLRDRFGVIWALDARPAA; the protein is encoded by the coding sequence ATGACGATCCAGACCACCCCTCACCTCAACTTCGACGGCCGCGCCCGCGAGGCCCTCGACTTCTACGCGGCGGCGCTCGGCACCGAGGCAGTGACCATGACCTACGGCCAGATGGGTGCGTCGGACGACCCGGCGTGGGCCGATCGCATCGTCTGGGGCCAGGTCGCGACCGAGTCGGGCGTGCGGGTGATGGCCTTCGACGTGTGGCCGGGCCAGCCGTACGACCAGGGGTCGAACTCGTTCTACGTGTACCTCAGCGGGGACGACGCCGACGAGATCACTCGTGTATGGGAGGGCCTGGTCGAGGGTGCCGAGATCCGGCAGCCCCTCGGCGCCTCGGCGTGGGCGCCGCTCGCCGGGCAGCTGCGCGACCGCTTCGGCGTGATCTGGGCGCTCGACGCCCGGCCGGCCGCGTAG
- a CDS encoding helix-turn-helix transcriptional regulator yields MAGPSSRMLELLSLLQVRRDWGGDVLASRLDVSPRTVRRDVERLRDLGYRIDSLRGPAGGYRLASGSELPPLLFDDDQAVAVALALAVAPASGADIGEAAARALATIRQVMPQRLRHRVDAVEVQTSGRQGVADPATLVAVSEATRAHEVLRFDYASPEGTEGAQERPPRRVEPHAVVARSGRWYLVAWDLDASDWRTFRIDRMTPRTPTRRAFAPREIPGGDALAFVAARFRGSSTSAWPCVGTCVVDRAVRDVAPYLDDDATVEALGPDRSRVTMGSWSWGALAARFAGFDAAFEVVGPAELRDAVGAVAGRLAAAAGDSRRATSR; encoded by the coding sequence ATGGCCGGCCCCTCCTCACGAATGCTCGAACTGCTCTCGCTGCTCCAGGTGCGGCGCGACTGGGGCGGCGACGTGCTCGCGTCGCGGCTCGACGTCAGCCCGCGGACCGTCCGGCGCGACGTCGAGCGGCTCCGCGACCTCGGGTATCGCATCGACTCGCTCCGCGGGCCGGCCGGCGGCTACCGTCTCGCGAGCGGGTCCGAGCTTCCGCCCCTGCTCTTCGACGACGACCAGGCCGTCGCCGTCGCTCTGGCGCTCGCCGTGGCTCCGGCGTCCGGCGCCGACATCGGCGAGGCGGCTGCCCGGGCCCTGGCCACGATCCGTCAGGTGATGCCGCAGCGGCTGCGGCACCGGGTCGATGCCGTCGAGGTGCAGACGTCGGGGCGGCAGGGTGTCGCTGATCCTGCGACCCTCGTGGCGGTGAGCGAGGCGACCCGCGCGCACGAGGTGCTCCGGTTCGACTACGCGTCGCCCGAGGGCACTGAGGGGGCGCAGGAGCGACCACCGCGCCGCGTCGAACCGCACGCGGTCGTGGCACGCTCGGGCCGCTGGTACCTCGTCGCGTGGGATCTCGACGCGAGCGACTGGCGGACCTTCCGCATCGATCGGATGACGCCGCGGACTCCCACGCGCCGCGCGTTCGCGCCGCGGGAGATCCCCGGCGGCGATGCGCTCGCGTTCGTCGCGGCGCGCTTCCGGGGCTCGTCGACGTCGGCCTGGCCATGCGTGGGCACCTGCGTCGTCGACCGGGCCGTGCGCGACGTGGCGCCGTACCTCGACGACGACGCGACCGTGGAGGCGCTCGGGCCGGACCGCTCGCGCGTGACGATGGGGTCGTGGTCGTGGGGGGCGCTGGCGGCGCGCTTCGCGGGGTTCGACGCCGCGTTCGAGGTCGTCGGGCCCGCCGAGCTGCGCGACGCCGTCGGCGCGGTCGCGGGGCGTCTTGCCGCCGCTGCTGGGGACTCGCGCCGCGCAACGTCGCGCTGA
- a CDS encoding 4,5-dihydroxyphthalate decarboxylase, whose amino-acid sequence MSPARLRFGSMPYDMLRGLIDGDVTVDGDRVEYTTCDLATDVFEPMIRDQAFDVAELGLTYYLRTLDAAAAAGTTPPFVALPVFPARVFRQSSIFVREGGGIDRPADLAGRRVGEFALYGHDAGVWAKGVLADEFGVDPASMSWIVGGLERSLPPADYVSQPRPDGVAVSTATRGADLGAMLEQGEIDALFSGNVPRAVLEGSPRVRRLFVDYRSVEQEYFARTGIFPPAHVLVMRRDLVEARPGLAHAVSDACAEAKARAQERATLGRVTNFATSMLPWLNDLADRDAALLGPDPFAFGVAANRVAIETFLRYHHEQGLSRRFAVDEVFAQELLDT is encoded by the coding sequence ATGAGCCCGGCACGGCTGCGGTTCGGCTCGATGCCGTACGACATGCTGCGCGGCCTGATCGACGGCGACGTCACGGTCGACGGCGACCGGGTCGAGTACACGACCTGCGACCTCGCCACCGACGTCTTCGAGCCGATGATCCGCGACCAGGCCTTCGACGTGGCCGAGCTCGGCCTCACGTACTACCTCCGCACGCTCGACGCGGCCGCCGCCGCGGGCACCACTCCGCCGTTCGTCGCTCTGCCGGTCTTCCCGGCGCGAGTGTTCCGGCAGTCGTCGATCTTCGTGCGGGAGGGCGGCGGGATCGACCGTCCAGCCGATCTCGCCGGCCGGCGCGTCGGCGAGTTCGCGCTCTACGGCCACGACGCCGGTGTCTGGGCCAAGGGGGTTCTCGCCGACGAGTTCGGCGTCGATCCTGCGTCGATGAGCTGGATCGTCGGAGGGCTCGAGCGGTCCCTGCCGCCGGCCGACTACGTGTCGCAGCCCCGCCCCGACGGCGTCGCCGTGAGCACGGCGACTCGCGGCGCGGACCTCGGCGCGATGCTGGAGCAAGGTGAGATCGACGCGCTGTTCTCGGGCAACGTGCCTCGCGCCGTCCTCGAGGGGTCGCCTCGCGTGCGGCGCCTCTTCGTCGACTACCGCTCGGTCGAGCAGGAGTACTTCGCGCGCACCGGCATCTTCCCGCCCGCGCACGTGCTCGTCATGCGCCGCGACCTGGTCGAGGCGAGGCCCGGTCTGGCGCATGCGGTCTCCGACGCGTGCGCCGAGGCGAAGGCCAGGGCGCAGGAGCGGGCGACACTCGGCCGCGTGACGAACTTCGCCACGTCGATGCTCCCCTGGCTGAACGACCTCGCCGATCGCGACGCTGCCCTGCTGGGGCCCGACCCGTTCGCCTTCGGAGTGGCCGCGAACCGCGTCGCGATCGAGACCTTCCTGCGCTACCACCACGAGCAGGGCCTGTCGCGGCGGTTCGCCGTCGACGAGGTGTTCGCGCAGGAGCTGCTCGACACCTGA
- a CDS encoding FAD-dependent monooxygenase, whose translation MSDTTVLIVGAGPTGLTLACELARLGVAFRIVEAAPGPQPGSRGKGIQPRSLEVFDDLGIADQVIAHGRMGMPITAHLPDGTERRTEADAFTGRPDIPYGASLITPEWRVEEALRGLLRRSGGQVGFGTALESFTQSGTGVTAVVRGEAGPETIRADWLVGADGGHSVVRKGSGAAFDGETLDEVRMIVADVDVDGLDRDSWHTWRSDEGIVVLCPLPSTDVFQFQASIAPGQDPALTLENMQAILERRSGSTGIRLREPEWRTLWRANIRLVDHYREGRVLLAGDAAHIHSPAGGQGMNTGIQDSHNLGWKLAAVANGADEALLDTYEDERRPVAEGVLALSNARLRETLEKKAIPIRGNADTMQLTVGYRGSSLVADDRGAAADDVGSAPGDAASAPGDAASAPDGVLRAGDRAPDATGLETLAGTRRLFELTAGGRFTLLAFGPVDDAGLPGIERLRILRIVDRPERDGDVTDTSGALAAAYSAGPRTLVLVRPDGYVGCVSDAGDVGAVRRVLAACGVAV comes from the coding sequence ATGAGCGACACCACCGTCCTGATCGTCGGCGCCGGCCCCACCGGCCTGACCCTCGCCTGCGAACTCGCACGCCTCGGCGTGGCCTTCCGCATCGTCGAGGCGGCGCCCGGGCCGCAGCCCGGCTCCCGCGGCAAGGGCATCCAGCCGCGCAGCCTCGAGGTCTTCGACGACCTCGGCATCGCCGACCAGGTGATCGCGCACGGCCGGATGGGCATGCCGATCACCGCGCACCTGCCCGATGGCACCGAGCGTCGCACGGAGGCCGACGCCTTCACCGGGCGGCCCGACATTCCGTACGGGGCGTCGCTCATTACGCCGGAGTGGAGGGTCGAGGAGGCTCTGCGCGGGCTCCTGCGACGCTCGGGCGGGCAGGTCGGGTTCGGCACCGCCCTCGAGTCGTTCACGCAGTCGGGCACAGGGGTGACCGCGGTCGTGCGGGGTGAGGCGGGCCCCGAGACGATCCGCGCGGACTGGCTCGTCGGCGCCGACGGCGGGCACAGCGTCGTGCGGAAGGGCTCGGGCGCGGCGTTCGACGGCGAGACCCTCGACGAGGTCCGCATGATCGTCGCGGACGTCGACGTCGACGGGCTCGACCGCGACTCGTGGCACACCTGGCGCTCCGACGAGGGCATCGTGGTGCTCTGCCCGCTGCCGTCGACCGACGTGTTCCAGTTCCAGGCGAGCATCGCTCCGGGGCAGGATCCGGCACTCACCCTCGAGAACATGCAGGCGATCCTCGAGAGGCGCAGCGGCAGCACCGGCATCCGCCTGCGCGAGCCCGAGTGGCGCACGCTCTGGCGCGCGAACATCCGCCTCGTCGACCACTACCGCGAGGGCCGCGTGCTGCTCGCCGGCGACGCGGCGCACATCCACTCGCCCGCGGGAGGCCAGGGCATGAACACCGGTATCCAGGACTCCCACAACCTCGGCTGGAAGCTCGCCGCCGTCGCGAACGGTGCCGACGAGGCCCTCCTCGACACGTACGAGGACGAACGGCGTCCCGTCGCCGAGGGCGTCCTCGCCCTGTCGAACGCCCGCCTGCGCGAGACCCTCGAGAAGAAGGCGATCCCCATCCGCGGCAACGCCGACACCATGCAGCTGACGGTCGGCTATCGCGGGTCGTCGCTGGTCGCGGACGACCGGGGCGCGGCTGCCGACGATGTCGGCTCGGCTCCCGGCGACGCCGCTTCTGCTCCCGGCGACGCCGCTTCGGCTCCTGACGGCGTTCTGCGCGCGGGCGATCGGGCGCCCGACGCGACCGGGCTCGAGACCCTCGCCGGGACTCGACGGCTGTTCGAGCTCACCGCGGGCGGGCGGTTCACGCTGCTGGCCTTCGGGCCGGTCGACGACGCCGGGCTGCCGGGCATCGAGAGGCTCAGGATCCTGCGCATCGTCGACCGCCCCGAACGCGACGGCGACGTGACCGACACCTCGGGCGCCCTCGCCGCCGCCTACAGTGCGGGCCCGCGCACGCTCGTGCTCGTGCGGCCCGACGGCTACGTGGGGTGCGTGTCGGACGCCGGCGACGTCGGGGCCGTGCGGCGGGTGCTGGCCGCGTGCGGCGTCGCCGTCTGA